The genomic segment TGTGATATACTGGACATGCTTATTAGCTTTATGCATCAATatgtattaaattacatttcctgtagctgtggGATACAGTCTGAGCAAAGAATTCTAACCCCTCTTTCATCCAtcgtcatttttttttcagaaacattCAAAACTCTCTACAATTGTTAGCTTTTTAGAGCCTACCAGGACCTAAATAAATTAACTACATAAATGCTTTATGTTTATCTCTGCACTGATTGTGTGAATTTGCAATTAacagctagaagcagaggagAGAATTCAAGAGTTTAAAACAAGGTCCCTGAGTCTCACCTGAAATTCTGCATGAACTGTTTGAACTTGTCTATGCGTCGGGACAGCGGGACAATGATGTTGATCAGAACGGCAGCTGTGTCCACCCTTTCGTTTTTCACCTTCATCAGCGGTCCAAAGGGACGGAATAGGACCAGGCGTCTGAATTCATGACTCGTCTCTCCTCTGAAGGTTAGCTCATACAGTGTccctttgtccttttctgtccGAGTGATACCTTTTGAGTGGGACACACAATAGCCAATGATCAAAATTACATGAAACAATACAGCCATATTGGtcttatatgtttttttaaacagtagttacattcatgtaaaattaagtatactgtatatttgcttGTTGAAACAGCTGGGAACCAGTTCACAGTTTTGCTACAACtagttttttcagctttgtatAAAGATTGCAAGCAGGTAGAAAGTGCTACCCTGGGTCTAGAAATCTGTGAGGCTGTAGCCTATTTTGTGCAGCTGTACCCCAGAAAAAGATTCCATATCACTGCAAATAGACGCAAAATGCAGTCAAAGAGCCACCAGTGATGCAAAACAACTACAAAGTCATGTGAAGCATTCGCATTCCAAAGAGGTGCAAAAGTCTTTGTAAAGACAGCcgtccaaggaccacagggtcaggttcaatccccagtcctggctaagtgtctctgggcaagaaactgaacccccaacagcccatttccatccccagctgtgcagtgccggtccaagcccggtagaaattggggagggttgtgtcaggaagaaaaaaaaaacagtatgtaaaaaaacattttactgtactgtaaaaaaaactgtgccaaattaacatgcggacaatgatccactgtggcgaccctgaactcacaagataagccgaaaggacaaaaaaataaataaaataaaatgtacattatattttatacacGTCAGTTACATGCAGTAAAATCCAGTAAAATGAATGTGATGAATTGTAAATGTTAGTAGGAACAAACAAATCTGAAAAGATTAGTCTTCAgttttaatgtcaaaatgtttgctTCAGCACCTAAAGTTTGCTCAGTGACCATCACTGTACAATATAGCATCAGCTTTGTCAtatagtttgtgtatttgtcatACATTTAAGAATGTGCAGCCACATGAGAAACTGTCTatgtgctgtgctgctgctgggcAAAGAGCCATAATTGTACCTACGCATATGatacacacatatgtgtgtgttagttagtccaaataacacacacataaaaaagaagAGGTCATCCAGACCAATTTTCTTGTTGCAGGCCATGTTAGCTTGATCCTCCAGAGAGAAGCTTTTTTTCCAATTACGCTGCTATTACTATTACTTGCAAATTGACCTTCTGAGGTCATTGTGGGCTGAAATAAAATGGGATACAGAAAGTAGAAAGCCAGATCCTGTAGAAAAGTAGAAACAGGTGAAATGtagaaacagggaaaaaaacaaggaggcacagtcttCAAACAAagcttgaaaaacaaaagtgagcTCAATTCACAAAATCAAGAGACAGGACTTAAACTTGCTAAGTTTACACATATAGATAAGGTTGAAAACGTGCTAAGCTCTGGCAATTTAAGCCCAACATGGGATTGGATGGGACGTACCGCGCAGGTGGCAGACATCTTCTGCTTCATTTTCCAGCTGTATTTACAGCTGCACAAGGTCCCTCATCTTTGGAAGGATTCAGTAAGTTGCCTGTGGCTAAGAATAAAACAGCAAAGATGCCTAAAGGCCAGTGGCACTCAACTCTATCGTCATGATAACTTTTGAAAATTTGGTGAAGACTGCACTTTCTGATACTGTACAAGATACGTTAGAACCAATCCAGTTTGCTTATACATACGACAGTTAAAGGAGTTGATGCAAGAGGGACACTCTTAAGCGGTTCTTGTACATCTTGAAGGGGGCAAAGTCCTTTCCCCCTCTTCTTTTTCAACATGTGGCTGTGTCCAGAATGAAGAGCATGGACAATACAGCAACTGACCTGATTTGCTGGCTGATGGACTTTTTAACAAGGAGGTGACAGCATGTGAGGGTAAATGGTGTTTTATCAGATGTCCATTTCTCCTCTACTGCGTCCCCCCAGGGTTGCGTTCTTTCCCCTCTGTTTTTTGCTTTATatgcaaatgaatgcaaaaCCCATCATGCCGTGTGCCATATTATTAAAATTGCAGATGATACTGTTATTATTTCCCTCCTCAGCAGTGACAACTCTGAACATAGTTGTGTAGTGGTAATTTTACTCACTGGTAATTTTACGGACTAAATCTCCCTGTTTAAGTATTAATGTGGCTCAAACGAAAGAGATTGATTACAATAAAAATCCAAGACACAGGTTGCTTTCTGTCAAATAGAACAGTTGTTTACAGGATATTGTGAAGGCGCGCAGCATAATTGCTGGTACATCATTGAATGTCCTTCATGATTTGTATAAGGTCAGGTCGTTGAAGAGAGCCTCATTGATTTTGGCTGATCTGAGTGGTGAAATCAGATTATCATCAGGGCGCAGATTCACTCTGCTGTGATGCAGAACAAACAGGTTCAAAAAGTTGTTTATTCCTGTTGCTCTGTCTAATTAATGATAATTGAAATTGTTAATTGTGTTGAGAGTAGTTTCTCTTGTGTTTGACTTATTGCTGTTTGTGAATCAAATCGCTTTCTTGGGGATGATAAAGTTACCTTGAACATTCGGGGAGATAAAATTGTCTTTCTGCGGCTTGAATAGGGCCCCCCTGTTAATTTGGCTGGCTTCCTGTAATGGGAGCCCTCATTTCCCAGATGGTCCAGATAAGCTTTCATTTAATAAATACGTTGAACAATTTAGACTAAGTGcactcacttcctgtctctgtcttgcTGTCTAAGTGCATATCTTTGTCCCTTGCTAAGGACAGAACTCAACAGTGAGTTTTTTGCATACCTCTTCTGTTTGTGTACAGTTTCAGCTCACTAGTTTGCCAGTGCAGCCCTGAAAGCATCCTGAAGATGTTTGCTTTAGTCCAGCCATCTAGACTATCTTTCTCTCGTCTGGCCAGGTGGATAAAGCATTTGCTTGTTCAAGCTTTGCTTAAAAATCAATGTCTAAATCCATTAAGGAGCACTAAGTACAAAATATGAGCAGGTGGAAGTTGCTATTTCATTAAAAGCAAACTGCGCTTTGCTCCGATCTTCTTGAAGAATTGCAGAGGTTGTTTATGTGAATACACAGTgatacaaacaaatgtaagcacatttattaaaatcaccatcacgtaaacacacacacataattaaaaCAAGACCACACACAAGCTCATGCACATGTATGAGGCTCTGTTTGGATACCTATGGCTCATTTCCTCTGGGCCAGGTGCCCCTATAACTCACTTTAAAACCTCCACCCACTCGCACACAGAAGATGGTGACCTTCAAAGAATAGATGACACACagcagaagtacacaaacacacaaaaaataccaTGTTTACAGAGATGATCTGCTGTGAATGAGGAGCAGCTGTGTTCATTTCCTGAAGCTGTGATCAGAGCTGAGCAGAGCACACTATGAGGATATCCTGACTGTATAATAACACTTACATGTTGCTGACCGTCCAGGAATTCacgtacaaaaaaaaaaaaaaatcaaagtagcCTACCTCAAACGAACGGAAAAAACTGGAggaaataataacagaaaaggAATAGATATGAGTTGCATTTATACGGCACTAATTTGTTTTCCCAATTACCCTGTGAAGACAAATGTTATGCTATTATCTTTAAGACAGAAGCAGAGATTGAAGAAGCCATTTACACACTTTGCTCAGAGCTATGCGGAGTCTAATATAAACATCAGTAATTTCGGTGCACTGCTTGGCTAAGGCATCGAGAGGTGGTAAAACCtttgcacacagacaaacataatcACTGCCTGGATTATGTTTACAAGAAGTTGGGCAGGGTGGACTGTGGGTGAGCAAAGTGCAGGACTTGGACATTGCAGTCCTTGGTCCTGAAGCCCGTGTAAGTTTAGATTTAGCCAACAAACACACTTTGGTCAGTGTTAGCAAAATATTGTGGCTTCACTCTAATTTTAATACAAGTGCCGTGTctatttttctgtattaaaaCCAAGATTCTGATCTTttcctaaccttaaccaagAGCTACAAGTGTCTAAATATGAGCACCCAAAGTTAATAGTGTTGCAATTTTTACAgcaagaacagtttttttttccacaaaaatgtgtaaacttGGAACATGCCAGATAcgttaataaaacacatttcctcttcatgttgaaagaaaacataatccAGGCTACATTTCATCTCACAGTAAGATGTAGTTGCTGtgtatataaacatattttctggGTGACAGTGTTGAGATTTGACGTGTTTGAGTGTGTTCTCACCTTCTATGAAGTCTGATGGTGCATACACTTTGTTAGACTGAGTCTTTTCAGCTGCCCCCCCGCTGTCTTGATGGGATGAAGGCATGTTAAGGCTGTGCAGAGCCGTCTCCAGCACCTCCACCAGCTCATCTCTCTTGTCCTTCCTCACTGGTTTCTCCTCGGGGTGACGTGTTAGCCCCATCTCCAGCTGGTAGACCTTCTGCAGGGTGAAACTCTCAAATGGCACCACTGCATACTCGCTGGGCAGCCTAATGCCGACAGTCACTTCAGCTTTTGACAGCTGGTTCCTCAGGAAATCTTGGAGGTCTGCCTGCTGGCTCTTGCCTCCCTGAATCTCCCCGAGACCACCTCCCTGTAACTTTGCCCCAGCTTCTTGTCCCTCTGCTGGGGCGGCTCTCTTCAAGCTCTCCTGCACTCCCTTCAACTGCTGGCTGCGCTCCTGCAAAGCCTCCTTCAGCTCAGATATCTGCTTCTTTAAGGAGGAGATGTGAAGGCGGTGCTGCTCCTCACGCTCTTGGAGGAGCACCTGGTACGACTGGACCCCTGGTGGTCCACCGCTTTGATAAGTTCTGGCTCCTCTTGTCCCACCAGCCCCCGTTCCAATCCCAGGCCCTGTGCCCCCCAGGCTGGGGTGATTGGGTCCAGCACGGGGTAAAGCATGACTCAGAGGAGGGTCATCAGAGTGTGGAGGGCTGCAGGTCATTACATAGAGCAGAGACAAGGAGCAACATAGGAGCACTAGTGCTCCTCCAACACGGGACACCCAGGCTAATAGTCCACGCCGCAACATTGCTGCGTGTAGCATCCAAAGTCACTCCTCTGACTTAAACAgtcatccacacacaaacataaatatcaTGTAACATCACACACTGCAGCTTCAACGATTAGAGTGCATTTGTGATTATGTTCCATCACCCAGTGAGGAGGCGGACTGCTTATCAGTGTGAAGTCATTTAAACTGAATTACAGCATTGCCTGTCTGCTGCCTGAaattttaacttgttttgtCATTGGCAAAATAAACCTATGAGCTTTGAAAGCACCAGAAAAACACTTTCTCCATTTCTGTTAGGTCCATATTCTGCTAGAAAACCTCCGTCCTAGACACTGTTACATAATCTATCGCTCATATATGACTCATCTGTTTGCATGTGCTCAGACTTTCTCAGTCACTCCATAATGTCGTCTTCCCGCTTGCCTGTCTGCGTTTTCAGCCTGCAGGAATCCGACTGATgcactgaggaaaaaaatgctatGTTCCATGACAAAACATTGGATGTCTGTGGTGGTTTCTTCATGTTGTTTTCCTGGcaggagagacacacagaggttTGTCATTAGAGACATAATCATTCTTAGCATCTTGACCTCCACCTACTCCGTCTCATTAGTGTTAGTGTCATTTAAAAGTGTCACAAATAGGAAACATGCCAGACTGCTTGGGCATGTTACTTCAGGACGGCCAAACTAAACATTCTTCCAGGGCTGCAGCTCCTGAAAACAATGTTGTCACCGATTTGTCTGAATGTGAGGAGGTTTGAGCTTAAAAGTGTAcacattttagtgtttgtgtgttattgtgagtttGTTTTTAGTGGATACAGGGCAGAAGCAACTACAACTTTTAAGATTAATGCAGTATACTTACAGTTGGTAAATATACCACTATACTATACTGCTAGACTTCAATCTCATTCTCAGACCTCACActcatttatttaacttttatttaaccacaGTATCCCTTGAGCTACACCATCTTTTTTCTGAGAACTTGAAACAATCAATTCAAAGCCATTCCATTTATCACAAagcactttttactttgctggCCTCTCAAAAGGTATAAAACTCTGAGGAGTCACAATCAGTCCAATGCAACGCTGGAACCAGGAGGTTACTGttttagcttagcacaaagacttaAAGTTTTCTATATAAAATCCAATGTGTAACTACAGTTACCACTTACTGCCTCAGAGTTGAATGTCTCTGGCTACTACTAATGTTGTAATTTACATACACATAATGAATTGAACATCCAAATGGACGTGTGTGGCAAATGACTGTAAAAGACATGCGATGGAGATTAGGCCAAAGCTGTCACTggttcctgttgtttttttaacaggcGACAAAAGGAATATGACATAAGAAAGTTTTGAGGTTGTCAGCAAGTTGATATTGTTACCTTCAGACAATGCCAGCTTTAAAATTAGATCCTTTTTTTCATGAATCTAGGATATCTGGAACCCttccaacatttaaaaatactatgGATTAAACGTTCTGACATTGGATAACCTTTGATTAGCTGTCACaagctttattttaattagtcaacagaccaaaaaaaatgtaatgtgaataaacaaatgtagacaaaaatataaaagagcAGGTTCTGTCTTTCATCTAGCAGGGAAAAGTGAGTAACACTGACGTGTGTTtggatgtgaatgtgagtgagagtatattttttttatttgaaggtGTTTTAGTGTTTGAGTTTCTGTACATATCTGTAAATGTATCTCTGTGTATCAGTCTTGGTCTTTCTCGACTCCCCACACAGTCAGCTCTTTGACAGAGTCGCCTGAAGCTGAGCCTAATGAAAGGATTAGTATGTGGCAGGACTGAATACTGGACTGTGCTCTAACACAGGGCTGAATCAGGAAAGACAGGGCGTCTGTCCAGCAGCACCTCCACTGCAGGCTCAGAAAATGTTTGAGGAGAGGGTGCTCAGGGAAAAGTGGGCGAGTTAGCGCTAGAGAGGGAAAAAATGGCTTCTGTGTGGGAGCATCATCCTTTCAATTACAGAAAAACCCtcatgattttattatttggaGCCCCAAATCCTCAGAAAAAATATGGCATAAGATTAATGGTGTGGCAGGAGTTTAATCACTTTTCTGGCTCTAATATAAGCAGCTGTTATTAGTTTTGTAACCATGTGTTTAGAAGCTGGGAACTTTCTTAATATAATTGCATCACTTTTCTGAGATGACTTTGACTTTCCTACTTTCATGACTTCCtgtaaaacacaactacacTTGCACAAATGACAGAAGATTTGACCACACAGCACCGACACACATGAGAAAGAGTGAATGTGAATTTGTCCTTTTGAATAGAGAGCAGACGCTCTACTTTACAATTTAGGTCTTTTCGGTTAGGATTGTAACACACGAGTCATACAGGTACATAAAATCGGCTGTGCATAGTATTTACGGTGTAACTAAATAAAGTAGACACATTTTCAATATCATGAAACGAAAATAATTTATctgattatttaattaatttgtattg from the Channa argus isolate prfri chromosome 18, Channa argus male v1.0, whole genome shotgun sequence genome contains:
- the csgalnact1a gene encoding chondroitin sulfate N-acetylgalactosaminyltransferase 1; translation: MLHAAMLRRGLLAWVSRVGGALVLLCCSLSLLYVMTCSPPHSDDPPLSHALPRAGPNHPSLGGTGPGIGTGAGGTRGARTYQSGGPPGVQSYQVLLQEREEQHRLHISSLKKQISELKEALQERSQQLKGVQESLKRAAPAEGQEAGAKLQGGGLGEIQGGKSQQADLQDFLRNQLSKAEVTVGIRLPSEYAVVPFESFTLQKVYQLEMGLTRHPEEKPVRKDKRDELVEVLETALHSLNMPSSHQDSGGAAEKTQSNKVYAPSDFIEGITRTEKDKGTLYELTFRGETSHEFRRLVLFRPFGPLMKVKNERVDTAAVLINIIVPLSRRIDKFKQFMQNFREVCVLQDGRVHLTVVYFGKEQMSEVRSTLENTSREVNFKNYTLLQLDEEFSRGRGLDVGARAWKVGNVLLFFCDVDIYFTADFLNTCRLNTQSGKKVFYPVLFSQYNPTLIYGSLEHIPPVEQQLVIKKDTGFWRDFGFGMTCQYRSDFINIGGFDIDIKGWGGEDVHLYRKYLHSNLLVVRAPSRGLFHLWHEKQCGDELPPDQYRMCMQSKAMNEASHGQLGMLFFRHEIEAHLRKQKQQQNSNPKKT